A section of the Carya illinoinensis cultivar Pawnee chromosome 12, C.illinoinensisPawnee_v1, whole genome shotgun sequence genome encodes:
- the LOC122289019 gene encoding isochorismate synthase 2, chloroplastic-like isoform X1, whose translation MATATASGQFLARLIDPQSTRKCSIYAAAPTSRSRQTVRFFRRRYQPCSMSMNGCQGDHGLPVENIETRTLPAVPSPALAMDMLNSAIYQLKSHPPPSSSGVIRLEVPIQQQIDAIDWLHAQNSLQLSRCYFSGRTVGSSYLFNPADNGNGSSNHKAKGLVSVAGVGSAVFFRDIHPFSYNDWKSIRRFLSEKNPLIRAYGAIRFDARSNISPEWEGFGSFYFTVPQVELDELEGSSILATTVAWDESLSLTWEKAIDALQATMGKVTSFVVNMRNQRPNTFIVSKTHSPSKKYWELTVNRVLQQIDRANSELTKVVLARSSRVVTATDIDPTTWLSCLQVEKDNSYQFCLQPPKSPAFIGNTPERLFHRKNLSICSEALAATRARGGSMSHDLQVELDLLSSPKDHLEFTIVRETIKKNLEAVGNGVVVEPEKVIRKLRRVQHLYAKLAAKLRSEDDEFDVLASLHPTPAVCGFPREEARVFIEENEAFDRGMYAGPVGWFSGGESEFAVGIRSALVQKGLGALMYAGTGIVKGSNPSLEWDELELKISQFTKMLKIGVPQLEQLTTGV comes from the exons ATGGCGACTGCTACTGCTTCTGGGCAGTTCCTTGCACGCCTGATCGACCCACAATCGACAAGAAAATGCAGCATCTATGCCGCCGCACCAACTTCAAGAAGTAGGCAAACCGTCCGTTTCTTTCGTCGT AGATATCAGCCATGTTCAATGTCGATGAATGGTTGCCAAGGAGACCACGGACTCCCCGTAGAAAACATTGAAACGCGTACACTCCCAGCAGTTCCATCACCTGCATTGGCCATGGATATGCTCAACTCTGCCATTTACCAGCTCAAATCCCATCCACCTCCATCTTCATCCGGAGTTATACGTCTCGAG GTGCCAATCCAGCAACAGATTGACGCAATCGATTGGCTCCATGCCCAGAACAGTCTCCAGCTTTCTCGCTGTTACTTTTCCGGACGTACGGTCGGATCTTCCTATCTCTTCAATCCTGCCGATAATGGAAACGGCAGCTCAAACCACAAGGCCAAGGGTTTGGTCAGCGTTGCCGGCGTGGGCTCCGCAGTCTTCTTTCGGGATATCCACCCTTTCTCCTATAACGATTGGAAATCCATTAgaag GTTCCTCTCGGAAAAGAACCCTTTAATCCGTGCTTATGGAGCTATTCGCTTTGATGCGAGGTCTAACATATCGCCGGAATGGGAGGGTTTTGGATCCTTCTACTTTACAGTTCCTCAG GTTGAGCTTGATGAGCTTGAAGGAAGCTCAATCCTGGCCACCACTGTTGCATGGGACGAATCCCTTTCATTGACTTGGGAAAAGGCTATTGATGCACTTCAGGCTACGATGGGCAAG GTTACTTCATTTGTGGTAAACATGCGAAACCAAAGGCCAAACACGTTCATAGTAAGCAAGACTCATAGTCCCTCCAAGAAATATTGGGAACTTACTGTTAACAGAGTTTTGCAGCAAATTGACAGAGCAAATTCTGAACTGACAAAG GTTGTGCTAGCACGAAGCAGCAGGGTGGTGACTGCTACAGATATTGACCCTACAACATGGTTATCATGTTTGCAG GTTGAAAAGGACAATTCATATCAGTTTTGTCTACAGCCACCTAAATCACCGGCATTTATTGGAAATACG CCGGAGCGACTATTTCACAGAAAAAATCTTAGCATTTGTAGCGAGGCTTTGGCTGCAACCCGTGCTAGAGGTGGATCAATGTCTCATGATCTTCAAGTGGAACTTGACTTACTTTCTAG CCCCAAGGACCACCTAGAATTTACTATAGTGCGAGAAACCATAAAGAAAAACCTAGAG GCTGTAGGCAATGGGGTAGTAGTTGAACCAGAGAAGGTGATAAGGAAACTGAGAAGAGTCCAGCATTTATATGCCAAATTGGCCGCCAAATTAAGAAGTGAAGATGATGAg TTTGATGTCTTAGCTTCTCTACATCCAACTCCAGCAGTCTGCGGATTCCCAAGAGAAGAGGCACGGGTTTTTATTGAAGAAAATG AGGCATTTGATCGAGGAATGTATGCAGGACCTGTTGGTTGGTTTAGTGGAGGAGAGAGTGAGTTCGCTGTAGGCATCAGGTCAGCATTGGTGCAAAAG GGTCTTGGCGCATTGATGTATGCAGGAACAGGGATAGTTAAGGGAAGCAATCCATCTTTAGAGTGGGATGAACTGGAACTCAAGATCTCTCAG TTCACCAAAATGCTTAAAATTGGAGTGCCTCAGCTTGAACAGTTGACGACAGGAGTATAA
- the LOC122289019 gene encoding isochorismate synthase 2, chloroplastic-like isoform X2 — protein sequence MATATASGQFLARLIDPQSTRKCSIYAAAPTSRSRQTVRFFRRPCSMSMNGCQGDHGLPVENIETRTLPAVPSPALAMDMLNSAIYQLKSHPPPSSSGVIRLEVPIQQQIDAIDWLHAQNSLQLSRCYFSGRTVGSSYLFNPADNGNGSSNHKAKGLVSVAGVGSAVFFRDIHPFSYNDWKSIRRFLSEKNPLIRAYGAIRFDARSNISPEWEGFGSFYFTVPQVELDELEGSSILATTVAWDESLSLTWEKAIDALQATMGKVTSFVVNMRNQRPNTFIVSKTHSPSKKYWELTVNRVLQQIDRANSELTKVVLARSSRVVTATDIDPTTWLSCLQVEKDNSYQFCLQPPKSPAFIGNTPERLFHRKNLSICSEALAATRARGGSMSHDLQVELDLLSSPKDHLEFTIVRETIKKNLEAVGNGVVVEPEKVIRKLRRVQHLYAKLAAKLRSEDDEFDVLASLHPTPAVCGFPREEARVFIEENEAFDRGMYAGPVGWFSGGESEFAVGIRSALVQKGLGALMYAGTGIVKGSNPSLEWDELELKISQFTKMLKIGVPQLEQLTTGV from the exons ATGGCGACTGCTACTGCTTCTGGGCAGTTCCTTGCACGCCTGATCGACCCACAATCGACAAGAAAATGCAGCATCTATGCCGCCGCACCAACTTCAAGAAGTAGGCAAACCGTCCGTTTCTTTCGTCGT CCATGTTCAATGTCGATGAATGGTTGCCAAGGAGACCACGGACTCCCCGTAGAAAACATTGAAACGCGTACACTCCCAGCAGTTCCATCACCTGCATTGGCCATGGATATGCTCAACTCTGCCATTTACCAGCTCAAATCCCATCCACCTCCATCTTCATCCGGAGTTATACGTCTCGAG GTGCCAATCCAGCAACAGATTGACGCAATCGATTGGCTCCATGCCCAGAACAGTCTCCAGCTTTCTCGCTGTTACTTTTCCGGACGTACGGTCGGATCTTCCTATCTCTTCAATCCTGCCGATAATGGAAACGGCAGCTCAAACCACAAGGCCAAGGGTTTGGTCAGCGTTGCCGGCGTGGGCTCCGCAGTCTTCTTTCGGGATATCCACCCTTTCTCCTATAACGATTGGAAATCCATTAgaag GTTCCTCTCGGAAAAGAACCCTTTAATCCGTGCTTATGGAGCTATTCGCTTTGATGCGAGGTCTAACATATCGCCGGAATGGGAGGGTTTTGGATCCTTCTACTTTACAGTTCCTCAG GTTGAGCTTGATGAGCTTGAAGGAAGCTCAATCCTGGCCACCACTGTTGCATGGGACGAATCCCTTTCATTGACTTGGGAAAAGGCTATTGATGCACTTCAGGCTACGATGGGCAAG GTTACTTCATTTGTGGTAAACATGCGAAACCAAAGGCCAAACACGTTCATAGTAAGCAAGACTCATAGTCCCTCCAAGAAATATTGGGAACTTACTGTTAACAGAGTTTTGCAGCAAATTGACAGAGCAAATTCTGAACTGACAAAG GTTGTGCTAGCACGAAGCAGCAGGGTGGTGACTGCTACAGATATTGACCCTACAACATGGTTATCATGTTTGCAG GTTGAAAAGGACAATTCATATCAGTTTTGTCTACAGCCACCTAAATCACCGGCATTTATTGGAAATACG CCGGAGCGACTATTTCACAGAAAAAATCTTAGCATTTGTAGCGAGGCTTTGGCTGCAACCCGTGCTAGAGGTGGATCAATGTCTCATGATCTTCAAGTGGAACTTGACTTACTTTCTAG CCCCAAGGACCACCTAGAATTTACTATAGTGCGAGAAACCATAAAGAAAAACCTAGAG GCTGTAGGCAATGGGGTAGTAGTTGAACCAGAGAAGGTGATAAGGAAACTGAGAAGAGTCCAGCATTTATATGCCAAATTGGCCGCCAAATTAAGAAGTGAAGATGATGAg TTTGATGTCTTAGCTTCTCTACATCCAACTCCAGCAGTCTGCGGATTCCCAAGAGAAGAGGCACGGGTTTTTATTGAAGAAAATG AGGCATTTGATCGAGGAATGTATGCAGGACCTGTTGGTTGGTTTAGTGGAGGAGAGAGTGAGTTCGCTGTAGGCATCAGGTCAGCATTGGTGCAAAAG GGTCTTGGCGCATTGATGTATGCAGGAACAGGGATAGTTAAGGGAAGCAATCCATCTTTAGAGTGGGATGAACTGGAACTCAAGATCTCTCAG TTCACCAAAATGCTTAAAATTGGAGTGCCTCAGCTTGAACAGTTGACGACAGGAGTATAA